In one Nitrososphaera viennensis EN76 genomic region, the following are encoded:
- the thiC gene encoding phosphomethylpyrimidine synthase ThiC has product MPTQMNSARRGVPTEEMKQVAQDEGVSLDFIVRGVASGSIIIPKNNARPQKIKVAGIGRGLKTKVNVNIGTSTLHQDLDEEVSKAKVAVKHGADTIMDLSDGGDLNLIRKTLLEAAPITFGTVPVYQAYWHGVEKFKNPLNITEDDFLDAFEKNARDGVDYTTIHSGITNELAKRVIEVQRHGGIVSKGGTITAAWMLKYEKENPYFQHFDYLCEIARKYDVTFSLGDALRPGSILDAHDELQVAEMINVARLAKRAHAKDVQVMIEGPGHVPLNEVAANVRLAKSLIGDIPYYVLGPLVTDIAAGYDHIASAIGAAVSAAEGVDLLCYLTPAEHLGLPTAEEVKEGLIAYRIAAHAGDLVKIRERAIKWDAAITEARRTLNWEKQIALSINPEEAERIHYRGGQHEGNNVPCTMCGSACVYIMLPQQRKPRADEEESAPAAAAASTPSSMQ; this is encoded by the coding sequence ATGCCTACACAGATGAACAGTGCCCGGCGCGGCGTTCCGACCGAGGAGATGAAGCAGGTGGCGCAGGACGAGGGCGTCAGTCTTGATTTCATAGTCAGAGGCGTTGCAAGCGGCTCGATAATCATACCAAAGAACAACGCAAGGCCGCAAAAGATCAAGGTGGCCGGGATAGGCCGCGGCCTAAAGACAAAGGTGAACGTCAACATCGGCACCTCCACGCTGCACCAGGACCTTGACGAAGAGGTGTCCAAGGCCAAGGTCGCAGTCAAGCACGGCGCAGACACAATAATGGACCTCTCTGACGGGGGCGACCTGAACCTGATAAGAAAGACGCTCCTTGAAGCCGCGCCAATAACCTTTGGCACCGTCCCCGTGTACCAGGCGTACTGGCATGGAGTGGAGAAATTCAAGAACCCGCTCAACATAACCGAGGACGACTTTCTTGACGCCTTTGAAAAGAACGCCCGGGACGGCGTGGACTATACCACCATCCACTCTGGCATCACAAACGAGCTTGCCAAGCGCGTCATTGAAGTGCAGAGGCACGGAGGCATCGTCTCAAAGGGCGGAACGATAACCGCCGCGTGGATGCTGAAGTACGAAAAGGAAAACCCCTACTTCCAGCACTTTGACTACCTCTGCGAGATAGCGAGAAAGTACGATGTCACGTTCAGCCTCGGCGACGCGCTCCGGCCCGGCTCGATACTTGACGCGCACGACGAACTCCAGGTGGCAGAGATGATAAACGTGGCAAGGCTTGCCAAGAGGGCGCACGCCAAGGACGTGCAGGTCATGATCGAAGGCCCCGGCCACGTGCCCCTGAACGAGGTGGCCGCAAACGTCAGGCTTGCCAAGTCGCTCATAGGCGACATCCCGTACTACGTCCTGGGTCCGCTCGTGACTGATATTGCTGCCGGCTATGACCACATCGCAAGCGCGATAGGCGCCGCTGTTTCCGCGGCGGAAGGGGTCGACCTTTTGTGCTACCTTACGCCAGCAGAGCACCTCGGCCTGCCCACGGCAGAGGAGGTAAAAGAGGGCCTGATAGCCTACAGGATAGCTGCGCACGCCGGCGACCTTGTCAAGATAAGGGAGCGGGCTATAAAATGGGACGCCGCAATAACGGAGGCAAGGCGCACGCTCAACTGGGAAAAGCAGATCGCGCTTTCGATAAACCCGGAGGAGGCAGAGCGCATACACTATCGCGGAGGGCAGCATGAAGGCAACAACGTACCGTGCACGATGTGCGGCTCGGCGTGCGTGTACATAATGCTCCCGCAGCAGAGAAAGCCCCGGGCAGATGAAGAAGAATCGGCTCCTGCTGCTGCTGCCGCAAGCACGCCAAGCAGCATGCAATAG
- the sucD gene encoding succinate--CoA ligase subunit alpha, whose translation MEENKKKFNIFDILVGEKGDSDYGKKPVVIQGITGSYGSTHTRLMKAYGTNVAAGVTPGKGGQTFEGIPIYSNMADAVKATGAKISGIFVPAQFFLGAAIEALDAGVKLLVAIPEHVPVRDSIKVLEYARSKGARMVGPNTPGVIVPEVMKVGIMPAQPFKAGNTVVFSRSGTLMYECSFNLTNRGFGQRLALGIGGDPINGTNLIEAFDLIRDRQDVDSVVVVGEIGGDAEEQLAEYIIKTSFSKPVVAYIAGRAAPKEKRMGHAGAIVYGNYGSADSKVSNYAKAGVPVAKRPGEVPELLAQKMRK comes from the coding sequence ATGGAAGAAAATAAGAAGAAATTCAACATCTTTGACATACTCGTCGGCGAAAAGGGCGACAGCGACTATGGCAAAAAGCCGGTCGTGATCCAAGGGATTACTGGAAGCTACGGCTCAACGCACACGCGCCTCATGAAGGCGTACGGCACCAACGTGGCGGCAGGCGTCACTCCGGGCAAGGGCGGCCAGACGTTTGAGGGCATACCCATCTACAGCAACATGGCCGACGCGGTCAAGGCAACGGGCGCCAAGATCTCCGGCATCTTCGTCCCGGCGCAGTTCTTCCTTGGAGCCGCCATTGAGGCGCTTGACGCAGGCGTGAAGCTGCTCGTCGCAATACCCGAACACGTCCCGGTGCGCGACTCGATAAAGGTTCTCGAATACGCCCGGAGCAAGGGCGCAAGGATGGTGGGCCCGAACACCCCCGGCGTCATCGTGCCGGAGGTGATGAAGGTGGGCATCATGCCTGCGCAGCCGTTCAAGGCGGGCAACACCGTCGTGTTTTCAAGGAGCGGCACGCTGATGTACGAGTGCTCCTTCAACCTGACAAACAGGGGCTTTGGGCAGAGGCTTGCGCTTGGCATCGGGGGCGATCCAATCAACGGCACCAACCTGATAGAGGCGTTTGATCTGATACGCGACAGGCAGGACGTTGACTCTGTGGTGGTGGTCGGCGAGATAGGCGGGGACGCAGAGGAGCAGCTTGCCGAGTATATTATCAAGACGTCATTTTCCAAGCCGGTCGTGGCATACATTGCAGGAAGGGCCGCGCCGAAGGAAAAGAGGATGGGCCACGCAGGCGCAATCGTCTACGGGAATTATGGCTCTGCCGACTCCAAGGTGTCAAACTACGCCAAGGCAGGCGTGCCTGTGGCAAAGCGCCCCGGAGAAGTGCCGGAACTGCTTGCGCAAAAAATGCGCAAGTAA
- a CDS encoding universal stress protein, producing the protein MPSKILVPVDGSTYSKKALEQAVSIAKGTGASVTAFHVIEKPPTVYVESQKVLNDAMAKYRSESARMLDECKAIAEGLGFKIGTAIMEGDPAAGIVAFCEKGGFDLIAMGSRGHSKLKEMVLGSTSHKVLHRARCSVLIVK; encoded by the coding sequence GTGCCTTCAAAGATCCTGGTGCCGGTTGACGGCTCGACATATTCAAAAAAAGCCCTCGAGCAGGCCGTGTCTATTGCCAAGGGGACCGGTGCGAGCGTGACTGCCTTCCACGTCATTGAAAAACCGCCGACCGTGTACGTAGAATCCCAGAAGGTGCTCAACGACGCGATGGCAAAATACCGGAGCGAGTCTGCAAGGATGCTTGACGAATGCAAGGCCATCGCAGAAGGGCTCGGGTTCAAGATCGGCACTGCGATCATGGAAGGCGACCCTGCCGCAGGCATCGTAGCATTTTGCGAAAAAGGCGGCTTTGACCTGATAGCGATGGGCAGCAGGGGGCACAGCAAGCTGAAGGAGATGGTGCTTGGTAGCACGTCGCACAAAGTCCTGCACCGGGCCAGGTGCTCGGTCCTTATTGTAAAATAA
- a CDS encoding succinate--CoA ligase subunit beta — translation MRLLEYQGKELFDQYGIRIPRSHLANSLSEAKEGAKKLGYPFVLKSQLTVGGRGKAGAILKCRTEAELEPKFSELVHKEVKGELPRGILLEEMADIKKELYLSLFLNRSKRCYSLIASAEGGVEIESTGNKVVVDVPIEGISPQVAEDTAGRLGLAGNAAVAFVDLATKLSKMAGEKEAELAEINPVAILGDGSMLALDAKVIIDDNAMFRHPELKKYEHVSELEKQAEENGFSLVELDGNVAIIGNGAGLVMSTLDLVSDAGGKAGTFLDFGGRATTETIYEALTVISKIKRVQAILVNLFGGIVRTDLVAQAILDAYKNNIIAVPVFARISGAESEKARQMLNGSKAKLYPTVEEAIQAAVAAVGKGN, via the coding sequence ATGCGGTTACTGGAATATCAGGGCAAGGAGCTGTTTGATCAATACGGGATAAGGATACCCCGTTCGCACTTGGCAAACAGCTTGAGCGAGGCCAAGGAGGGGGCAAAGAAACTCGGCTATCCGTTTGTGCTAAAGTCGCAACTTACGGTGGGGGGCAGGGGCAAGGCCGGCGCCATCCTCAAGTGCAGGACGGAGGCCGAGCTGGAGCCGAAATTCTCAGAGCTTGTGCACAAGGAGGTCAAGGGCGAGCTTCCACGCGGGATACTTCTTGAAGAGATGGCCGACATCAAGAAAGAACTGTATCTATCACTGTTCCTGAACAGGAGCAAGCGCTGCTACTCGCTCATCGCATCCGCAGAGGGCGGGGTCGAGATCGAAAGCACCGGCAACAAGGTCGTAGTCGACGTCCCGATAGAGGGCATCAGCCCGCAGGTGGCAGAGGACACGGCCGGCAGGCTGGGACTGGCAGGCAACGCCGCAGTCGCGTTTGTCGACCTTGCAACGAAACTGTCAAAGATGGCCGGCGAAAAAGAGGCCGAGCTTGCCGAGATAAACCCGGTCGCAATACTTGGCGACGGCTCGATGCTTGCGCTCGACGCCAAGGTGATAATCGACGACAACGCCATGTTCCGCCACCCTGAATTAAAGAAGTACGAGCATGTCTCCGAGCTTGAAAAGCAGGCGGAGGAGAATGGCTTTTCGCTCGTGGAACTTGACGGCAACGTCGCAATCATTGGAAACGGCGCGGGCCTGGTCATGTCGACCCTGGACCTTGTCTCTGACGCGGGCGGAAAGGCAGGCACCTTCCTTGACTTTGGAGGCCGCGCCACCACCGAGACGATCTACGAGGCGCTCACGGTCATCAGCAAGATAAAGCGAGTGCAGGCGATCCTTGTCAACCTCTTTGGAGGTATTGTCAGGACCGACCTTGTGGCGCAGGCAATACTCGACGCGTACAAGAACAACATCATCGCCGTGCCGGTGTTTGCAAGGATCTCCGGGGCCGAGTCGGAAAAGGCAAGGCAGATGCTCAACGGGAGCAAGGCAAAACTCTATCCGACGGTCGAAGAAGCCATACAGGCCGCAGTAGCGGCGGTGGGCAAGGGAAACTAG
- a CDS encoding sodium:calcium antiporter, translated as MAEENNLLMMLLWLGELTLASWVLSYGAEHLSMRYGAKFVGRTLLSVATTLPEIAIVVYAAAAGSYGTAIGAGLGSNLLMMTLGLAIMLIVATTRLSKAPLKGIDVSTFKLDKIFLLATAVVSAALFLDGYDYIDGFIFAGMFAAYLVMALWEMKAEKRKVKNGNASAGGHEVVAVETHAVSGRQMTKAALAFAAGTAGIFVGAEPFIDSLQGFSLDSGVSVIVLAVIISPIAGEMPEKISMILLARKGAAGASIAVANVLGSKILNNTLLLAVAVFGAMYHGGFFAHIDANPLLEYQMILVTVMTLAAVAMMFKKEIGLKIGIILAVLYVVSLVIQFMLPQDLTLH; from the coding sequence TTGGCCGAAGAGAATAACCTTCTCATGATGCTGCTGTGGCTGGGCGAGCTCACGCTTGCCAGCTGGGTCCTGTCGTACGGCGCAGAGCACCTCTCCATGAGGTACGGGGCCAAGTTTGTCGGGCGCACCCTCTTGAGCGTCGCAACCACTCTCCCCGAGATAGCCATCGTGGTCTATGCGGCCGCGGCCGGCTCGTACGGCACGGCAATCGGCGCCGGCCTTGGCAGCAACCTGCTCATGATGACGCTTGGCCTTGCAATCATGCTAATCGTCGCAACCACGCGCCTGTCAAAGGCGCCGCTCAAGGGCATAGACGTGTCGACGTTCAAGCTGGACAAGATATTCCTGCTTGCGACTGCGGTGGTGAGCGCGGCGCTCTTTCTCGACGGCTATGACTATATCGACGGATTCATCTTTGCCGGCATGTTTGCCGCATACCTCGTGATGGCGCTCTGGGAGATGAAGGCCGAGAAAAGGAAGGTCAAGAACGGGAACGCGTCTGCAGGGGGCCACGAGGTGGTCGCGGTAGAGACGCACGCCGTGAGCGGCAGGCAGATGACAAAGGCCGCCCTTGCGTTTGCCGCCGGCACCGCAGGCATATTCGTCGGCGCAGAGCCGTTCATAGACTCGCTCCAGGGGTTCTCCCTCGACAGCGGGGTGTCAGTCATCGTGCTTGCAGTCATCATCAGCCCCATAGCAGGCGAGATGCCCGAAAAGATTTCAATGATACTGCTTGCAAGAAAGGGCGCGGCAGGCGCTTCGATAGCCGTCGCAAACGTGCTTGGGTCAAAGATACTGAACAACACGCTCCTGCTTGCAGTGGCGGTGTTTGGAGCCATGTACCACGGCGGGTTCTTTGCCCACATCGACGCAAATCCGCTCCTGGAATACCAGATGATTCTTGTAACAGTGATGACCCTCGCGGCTGTCGCCATGATGTTCAAAAAAGAGATCGGCCTAAAGATCGGCATCATACTTGCAGTCCTGTACGTCGTCAGCCTCGTCATCCAGTTCATGCTCCCGCAGGACCTGACCCTCCACTAG
- a CDS encoding UPF0147 family protein gives MTSSSSSKKEQKEKENQERLARAVETLDTITKNNDVQKSIRNMIKEVLMALKDEKSGSVSVRAANAISLLDSATQSPQMQSHIRTMLWQVVSTLESIRE, from the coding sequence ATGACATCTTCATCATCATCAAAGAAAGAACAGAAGGAAAAAGAAAACCAAGAGCGCCTTGCGCGCGCCGTTGAGACGCTTGACACGATTACAAAAAACAACGACGTGCAAAAGAGCATCCGCAACATGATAAAGGAAGTCCTGATGGCGCTCAAGGATGAAAAATCAGGAAGCGTGTCAGTCCGTGCGGCAAACGCCATAAGCCTGCTTGACAGCGCAACCCAGAGCCCGCAGATGCAGTCGCACATACGCACCATGCTGTGGCAGGTAG
- a CDS encoding purine-cytosine permease family protein, producing the protein MAIIRAPEWGITPVPEKGRKLGGPDYFILWSSLGVGLLVLSAGSFLSEASFLDATLAIVVGSAGGSMLLALAGKIGSDHGVTSLVSMRPAFGIRGSYLPAVLNVMQLVGWTTFEIMIMARAAALLSGNTIPYPVLAAIFGTVVALLGIAGPLAVARQWLGKFAVWIAYGTSAIIIATLLMSPGAQDIITSPGKGMSFFTALDLVIAMPISWMPLVADYNRFAKKSRTAFWATLAGFALTNMMFYFGGVLLGTFDVLAIIVAMQAIFFGFLMLLLLVDEADNAFADLYSAAVSVQNIFPHLSQKHLIIGFAAFSTILAMVVTIQDYETFLLLIGAIFVPLFGVVLTDYYLVKRQKYTEGMMFGNKKGVAWPAIAAWALGALLNFVMSPLSPLYVPSMPAIGATIPSLAAASLAYLAISRIVQRPGAKLAK; encoded by the coding sequence ATGGCGATAATCAGGGCGCCGGAGTGGGGCATAACCCCTGTGCCAGAAAAAGGCCGCAAGCTAGGCGGCCCTGACTATTTCATCCTCTGGTCCAGCCTTGGGGTCGGCCTGCTCGTGCTTTCCGCCGGCTCGTTCCTGTCAGAGGCAAGCTTTCTTGACGCGACGCTTGCCATAGTCGTCGGCTCTGCCGGCGGGTCTATGCTGCTTGCGCTTGCCGGCAAGATCGGAAGCGACCACGGAGTGACGTCGCTTGTGAGCATGCGCCCTGCCTTTGGCATACGAGGCTCGTACCTGCCGGCTGTCCTCAACGTGATGCAGCTTGTGGGCTGGACCACGTTTGAGATAATGATAATGGCGCGCGCAGCAGCGCTCCTTTCCGGCAACACAATCCCGTACCCTGTGCTTGCCGCCATATTCGGGACGGTGGTTGCGCTGCTTGGAATCGCCGGCCCGCTTGCCGTGGCGCGGCAGTGGCTTGGCAAGTTTGCCGTGTGGATAGCCTACGGCACGTCTGCCATAATCATAGCAACCCTTTTGATGTCGCCTGGCGCGCAGGACATCATCACGTCGCCGGGCAAGGGCATGTCTTTTTTCACCGCGCTTGACCTCGTGATAGCGATGCCCATATCGTGGATGCCCCTTGTCGCAGACTACAACCGGTTTGCGAAAAAGAGCAGGACCGCGTTCTGGGCCACGCTTGCCGGCTTTGCGCTCACAAACATGATGTTCTACTTTGGGGGCGTGCTCCTTGGCACGTTTGACGTGCTTGCGATAATAGTGGCCATGCAGGCGATATTCTTTGGGTTTTTGATGCTCTTGCTGCTCGTCGACGAGGCAGACAACGCGTTTGCCGACCTGTACTCTGCCGCCGTGTCGGTGCAGAACATCTTTCCGCACCTGTCGCAAAAGCACCTGATAATCGGGTTTGCCGCGTTCTCTACCATACTTGCAATGGTCGTCACGATACAGGACTATGAAACGTTCCTGCTCCTGATAGGCGCAATATTCGTGCCGCTCTTTGGCGTGGTGCTGACCGACTATTATCTTGTCAAACGCCAGAAATACACCGAGGGCATGATGTTTGGCAACAAAAAAGGTGTCGCCTGGCCCGCAATAGCTGCGTGGGCGCTTGGCGCGCTGCTCAACTTTGTCATGTCGCCCCTTTCGCCCCTGTACGTGCCGTCGATGCCTGCAATAGGCGCCACCATCCCAAGCCTTGCAGCCGCCTCGCTTGCCTACCTTGCGATAAGCAGGATTGTGCAAAGACCCGGGGCAAAGCTGGCAAAATAG
- a CDS encoding class I SAM-dependent methyltransferase produces the protein MMANNDALAEGIVRLKADFARNFKGTSPMHEAIPLETSGFLPIEQGALAALHDFARNNPIYYKWHDSQFLGVPCRVYEGDINEYWLGSIKHDSGYQPFYPTWILSAYALALASRRLGFGQVVDIGSGDGRIAYCAKIAGLGAHGIEIDENLVMLQEQIASATGVEFCARGADATKFDYHSLGLVRPVFFISGLPEMGEMLANSAIARILAVPELKQAAGFAFMGSHSLRKYARDLSKWGWGKVIGDYGLEVAEVVTLPTHWTAEQAHDTPYVFTFATAKTAL, from the coding sequence ATGATGGCAAACAACGACGCGCTTGCAGAAGGCATAGTGAGGCTCAAGGCCGATTTTGCCAGGAACTTCAAGGGCACAAGCCCCATGCACGAGGCGATACCGCTTGAGACCTCGGGATTCTTGCCTATTGAGCAAGGCGCGCTTGCCGCCCTTCATGATTTTGCACGAAACAACCCGATATACTACAAGTGGCACGACTCGCAATTCCTCGGCGTCCCGTGCAGGGTGTACGAGGGCGACATCAACGAGTACTGGCTTGGAAGCATCAAGCACGACTCGGGCTACCAGCCGTTCTACCCGACGTGGATACTGTCGGCGTACGCGCTTGCCCTTGCCTCAAGGAGGCTTGGCTTTGGGCAGGTGGTGGACATTGGCTCCGGCGACGGCAGGATCGCCTACTGTGCCAAGATTGCCGGGCTTGGGGCTCACGGGATAGAGATAGATGAAAACCTCGTGATGCTGCAGGAGCAGATCGCCTCCGCGACTGGCGTGGAATTCTGCGCAAGGGGCGCCGACGCGACGAAATTTGACTACCATTCGCTCGGCCTCGTCCGGCCGGTGTTCTTTATCTCCGGCCTCCCAGAGATGGGCGAGATGCTTGCAAACAGCGCGATTGCAAGGATACTTGCCGTGCCGGAGCTCAAACAGGCGGCGGGATTTGCGTTCATGGGAAGCCACTCGCTTCGCAAGTACGCAAGGGACCTTTCAAAATGGGGGTGGGGCAAGGTGATAGGCGACTATGGGCTGGAAGTAGCCGAGGTCGTGACCCTTCCGACGCACTGGACCGCCGAGCAGGCGCACGACACGCCGTACGTCTTTACCTTTGCAACGGCGAAAACCGCTCTGTAA